The genomic stretch AAAACACTGCTCTATGAGCCTTTCCTTAAGTCCCGCAGCACATTTTAATCATCTTATTTTGTAGCATTTACTTTCTCTACCAGTCATTTAGGCATGAAATTACATACTGCTATTTAGTTTTGTGTGTATGCCTTGCCTCGCTACCTTTATTATAAGTTCCTTGATAGTACaatataatttgtttttgttttctacaaAAAGCAAGTACTTTCCTAGACACatagttattaaatatatttttgttcaatGAATGAGATGGTTCTTTTTTAAGGCAATTGAGCAAAATCTAACCACTAAACAGTCATCActctttaaaattactttttcatcTACCTCTCTTACAACATCTCAGACAAGGACAGCAATGTGCTGTCAGATGCAGCCTCATAGTTCTCAGCACTGCTCCAAGCAGCTATTCCCAGTCCATTTATGCTACCATCTTTGGTCTAAACCAAGAAACCAACATCAGAGCTAGAATTAATGAAGTAAAGATGCAACTATATCtctaaaacttattttatttaacctagtattttattgaaaatGAAACCACCTTGTATCATTCTGCCCCCTTCAATTTCAGCTCCTCCATACTCAAACTTCCCAAAGGATTCTGTATGCACTGTCTCCACTTTCTCATCTCCCATTCTCTCATCAAGCCAACCAACATGGCTTCTTTTGCACCATCCAGAGGACTCTCGCCAAGGTCACCAGTAACCTCCAGTGAGCCAAATGTAATAGAATGAGTTCTTCTTTCATCTCTACTACCTCCCAGCATTACTAAACACAGTTGCTCATTCTCTACTACTTGAAACATTCTCTCTTGAATTCTATGACACCTCTATTTCCAGTTTTCCTTATACAAACACCAGCTACTCCATCTCAGCAGTATTTCCCAGTTCCTCAGTTGCAAGACTCTTAACTGTTGTCGTCTCACAGGACTTAAGGTTGGGCCCTCCTCTCTTCTTTACTCTCCACCTTAATGGCACGTATgttagatatatatgtatatgtatgtgtgtatacatatacagatacataGTTTATATAAAACATACACTGGAATTAGCAGTTTCACAAAACAATACTTTATGAGTCTATGTGATTCTCTCTGATGTTTTCTACTCCACTGTACTATATcctattctctttcatttttcaaaactttgGTCTTAACCCACTAAATTGATGTGGTAACACTAATGGATTGTGGCTCACAGTTCTAAAAATACTGCTTTCCCCATGACTTTAAATAACACCTATATGCTAAAAGTTCCCAAATGTATCTCTCTTCTCATTTCCATGGTTGTAAATCCAACTGCTTCCTTACCTTATCCATTTGGCCATCTTGTAAGAAAATCGAATGTAACCTCATGAAAACCGAGGTCTTTCTTTTCCCCACGAATCTGTACTTTTCCCAATTGCCAAATGACACTACATTGAATAAGTAGTGTCAATCAAGCCTAAAAATTCTGAGTTGTCCTTGTTTTGTCCCCTCCTTGGTTCCCTTCCCTCACATACAGAAAGAATGTACGATCAGGTCTTGTTAGTTCTACACAGGGTCAGAGATGATAATCAGGATCATTTCGACAACCACATTCTgatgtcaaactgtgacttttcATCTGGAGTTATACAAGGCCATCTTTACTTCTCTGTTTTGGGAGAGTTGTTTAGCACCAGGCCTGTGAGGCCAGGCCAACTCTCTCATGGGTCTAGAGTTCCTCTCTCCACGAAGCCCCGAGCCTGTCTCTGCCATCATTATCTCTGGGTGGATGAAGAAGCACAGCTGAGGACTGACCTGACGTGCAGTTCTGCAAGCCCATGAGTTTcatccattccttccttcccagtCCCAAAGCCAGCTTTTTAACAGCATCATAGCTCGGCTGGTATAAGAAAGAGAAACTACAATGGACTCAGAGTGTCTCACACTGAGTCTGCAGCCAATGAATAGGTCACTGagagaaaacactaaaaaatcaacttatcaaattattaattttccacatttatgtttttatcaaaatatattattaaaattgtcTATAATACCTATACTTAATATTGGCTGGGATGATAGAGTCTAAGAGAATTGTGGGAAGCCAAGGCATCAGGGTTCTGGAGTCTTTACCCTGTCTTCTTGCCTCAgtctcttctcttctgtctcaATCTCCCCATCTCTTGGGACTGGCAGCCTCCATATTTCTTCCACTAGCAGTAAGTTCCCTCACTTTGCCCTCCAATAGCTGAGGGAGCAAATGGTAGGGACAGACACAAATtgaacattctttttaaaaatggttatgaAAAGACAAAACCGTTCTATCATAACAGAGGTCAGGTAAGTCCTGAACAGTTATGAACTGGAAAGGAGGTGCAGGGAGAGGGCTTTCTGGGttctggaaatgttctatatctagTCCTAGTTACACAAGCATATGCATACGCTAAAATTCATCAAGCTATATATCCTTATAATTTATGCATTTTGCTATTTCCTTGTTATACCTCAACACagagaaaaaatactgaaatctaTGAAAATTGTTACAAATAGTCCATGCCATACTAATTGTTATAAACCTTCTACATAGTTAACAGAACTATTTTTTGATAATTTGGTAAATATGGTCATTATTCACACAGCAAAACCTAAACcctaaaaatatcaaaatgtttATAGAAATGTTACAGAAAGGGAGGTCAAAAGGATTTGCAAAGAAAAACAGGTTAAAACTGAAAAAGTCAAAGTGAAATGCTGAAATTTTTTAAGTATTcataagaataattattttaatacactcaaatatatattggaaaacaatatggagtttcctcaaaaatattaaaaacaggactaccatatgatccagcaattccacttcaggGTATATAACCAAAGGGAACGAAAACAGGATATTGGAGAAATAACTGCACCCCACGTTCACGGTAGCATTAGTTACAATCGCCAAGATACAggaacaatctaagtgtccaacaacagataaatggataaagaacatgaaaaacatatacacacacaagggttttagccatgagaaagaagaacctgccatttgtgacaacatggatagatccaGAGGGCATTatacaaagtgaaataagccagacagagaaaggcaaattaagtactgcatggtatcacttatatgtggaatttttttttaaagtcaaactcagagaaacagagagtaTAAAAGTGGTTGCCGGGGGCTGGGGAGTACTTTAATAGGGAGAAAttgtaaaagggtacaaacttttagTTCTAAGATGAAGTTGGAGTGAAGAAGAGCTATAAGGAGTTGAGTCTCTGGATGGGAGGCGAGGTCCCACCAAATCTCTTGAGGAGCCTCTCACTGGTATTTCCCTTCCTGCCATCAAAGCAGGCTCCAGGAGAACACACTATCTCCCTTTAAAACTTTGCTTCTAAACTGTCCTTCTCTCTTTTCAAATTGGAAGATTGAAAAGGTATAAAAGAGAATCTTATCATATTGCTCTTTGTAAAATTGAGCTGGGTGTTGTTTGCTGCTAAATTAGAGTAATGTATCTAACTGGTCCAAGAACATCAGGCCAGACTTTCTCCCCCTCCCTGATTATGCATCTTATTCTTTAAGACTGTGTCTCTAGGCCAAGTTGTGAGCTGTCTGTCTCCCTTACCATTTTAGGTACACACCAAACAAATGCTCTGCTTTGCCTTGGCTTGATTAGATACAGTAGAGCAGTTTATTCATGTGTTGGCAAGATGCATTAATTATTTTAGGCTGATGTAGCACCAATTAGCACTTAGGAGTGGTTATTTGGTCAATTCAGTTCCATTCAATCAACATTTATTGGACACCAGGCACTAATGTACCAGGCACTGAGCTATGCACTAGGATATAAAGATCCAGAAGAAATAGTCATTGCCTTTGAGGAATTTACAGTGTAGTGAGGAAAGACCAATATAAGTAATTTGTTTCaagtcacttctctctctcttttttttattttaatagaggtactggggattgaacccaggacttagtgcatgctaagcatgcactctgccactgagctatcccctcccctcaagTCATTCTCTTTATAGAGGACCTACTACATGCCTACTGCTGTCATTATCATGTCAGCACCCAATAAACCACTGACTCATGAGCTTAAGCACATGAGAACATACATCTTCCTCCAGGGTACTTGGACACGGTATAGAATAGAGAATTGAGTTGATATCATCCCATTTCCTAATCAGCCCTATGATGACAAAGTTTCCAAAATCATATCATTTTGACTCACATGGAAAATTTAGACTTTAATTTCTAGGCCTGCCTTTCATTGTTGCTACTCATCTTTTGTATGAAAAGTTTGCTTTACCTAATTCAAGCCTGACAACAGTAAAAATATCTACCACCTTATTCTTTGacacataaaatggaaaagaaatgactACAGAGTTACAGAGTGAAGTCATAAAGAAGGGCACAAGGTAGAGATACCATTCCATTTCTGACCTTCCAAGAGCACACCTGAAAGATGGGCCTTGCTTGAGTATTGTGATAGTCATGTGCTTCAGTGCCCATGAACCTAAAACATCATTAGGGAATAAGGCCAGGCCAGGGTGGAAATGGCAGAGCCTAACTCTGAATCTGATGCTACCTCTTCCAGactcaaatatttattctgctaGAGTGTTCAGCTCCTTCAGATAGATGTAGAAATTTGGGTTGGCTGAGAGGTGTCACAATGTAGTGATTCTCCATTAACACAAGATGCCTTTTTAACAACCCATTGCTGATTATGTATCTCTCACGTTTATAAACTTCTGTTGGTCCTGTGATGATAAATTCCAAAATCATTTAGCTTTTAATTATTTGCCTCCTGTTAACCTCACTAATATTATCTCCTACCACTTTCCTACACACACTCTGGGTTCCTCAAAGGTCCTGGACTTTGAGTCTCTGAACATGTGTGGCCATGTCACATCTCTGTGCCTTTACATGGATTCTTTCGCCTTCCAAGAATGCCTTTCCCCCAGTCATACCTCTAGGCTCACTTCAAATATCCCTCCCTTTTACCACACGCTACTCAGCAATATTTCTGATTCTTTCTCATTCCAGACACATATAAGATGGCATTTCCCCACTCACTTGAACCTAGGTATGGCCATGAGACTGACTTGCCTTGGCCAACACAGTGTGAGAAGTTCATTTGCATCTTCTTTGTAGAAACAACTAAAAGCTTGTGGATCACTCTCTatattctctcttcctttgaTAAACCAACTGAAGAGACCCACTGTGCAGGATTATGGAGCTACAGGATGGTGAATCTTCCCACAATTCTGGACCACATCACCACATAGAGAACAGTTTCCCAGGTGACTAACCTGATcacagcagattttttttaatgtgaaaaatatccaaaaaaacccaaaacattaatacaaaaagacacttgcacccctatattcacagaagcactattcacaatagccaggacatggaagcaacctaaatgtccaccaacagatgaacaggtaaagaagatgtggtatatacatacaatggaatattactcagccataaaaagaatgaaattttgccattttcaggATGTGGATGGACTGGggggggcattatgctaagtgaaataagtcagacagagaaaggcaatcacttacatgtgaaatctaaaaaaaaaaatacaacaaactagtgaataaaacaaaaaagaagcagactcagatacagagaacaaactagtggttatcagtggggagagggaaggggaaagggggcaATACAGTGGTAGAAGaaaaaagggttattatgggattatatgaagtCATGTGTGCATGAAACTTCTGAGAATTGTAAAGCactacagaattttaaaagttaaaaaaatacatagtaaaaactaaaaagaaagagtaagaaatAAATCCTTGTTGTGTTAAGGCCCTAAGTTTAGAGTTGTTTGTTCCCATACTACCACCTCCCATCTCGACAATAACACCCACCCAGCTCCTCTGGGAAGACTGACCTGTTCATTCTTCTGTATGCTCACGgtattttgttaaaatctgttttagTGACTACCGCATTGTAGTATTATTGAATTCTTTTATATCTGTTTCTCTCAGTGGCCCATGACTTCCTCAAGGATGAGGGCCATGTCTAATTAATCTTCATGGCCCCCAAACTGAGTAGTTTCTGGAATATAgacctttaataaatatttattgggacCTAGGTTTTATCCCTGGCTCTATTGAGCAATTCATTTAATAACTATGTACTTTTAGCTGCTTCTTGTAAAAATGTAGATGCATATGGCCTGTCAGTGCCACAAGGTCAAATGAGCTAATGAGAGTGAGAACACTTTGCAAACTAATAGGATAGAAAACAGTAAGTTATTATTGCCATGAGCTAGGGCTGGACTGTTAAAGAAAGCAGCAGAACTGGAAGCTGGGGAGGATGCTTTTGTGTTCCTCTTATTTACATGCAGTGCTccaaggtttttttctttctttttggaaaacacttttaaaaatcactagagaagacagaagacaaGAGGAGCAATTGCCCAATCCCCGGAGTCCGCTGACCAAATCCTCATCCTTCATTTCCTGTGCTCTTCAGTTATCGCCTCTCTCCACACAGGAGGTGGACCCGGTGCACGACAGCAGATGCCTCTGATgccctgcccctctctctccaGCGCTCCCCGCTCCTGGGGATGCCCACAGCTTCTTACTGCCAACTTCTTACTTTTTGCTCAAGGGCTTTCTCTGGAGAAAGAGTGTGTTCTGTCTGGAGAAAATCCAGGCCCAAATGTCCTTGGTGCTAACTCCCCTGGCAGCAGGCCCCAACCAATGATGGAATAGATGGTGGTGGATAAACATGCCAGCTTCCTCACCTAGGGATCGGGGAACCCTGAGCCATGCATTACAAATGGCTTAGAGACTACCTGAGGGACTGAGCCCTAAGAGCGACTTCCTCTTCATCCCATATCTCTTTTTCCACTCCTTTGTCAGTATTTCCTAGGCTCCTCctgcaaagaaactatttgtATCCAAATCCTTGTTTCTGGCTCTGCCCCTtgagaatctaaaataaaattaccCAAATTCTGTGAagtatttatgttttaatataaaaatatattaataaatatatagattcattaaacaataactataaataaatataaatatataaaataaataatattaacataTAACTAAAAACATATAAACATATTCAGGCATACATACCTCGGAGATACTGCAGgcttggttccagaccactgcaacaaagtgagtatcacaataaagcaagtggCATCaattttttgatttcccagtgcatataaaagttaggTTGACACTACACTGTAGACTATTGAGTGACTGTACAatagtattatgtctaaaaaagtacataccttaatttagaaataatttagtgctaaaaaataataacacaatGACAATAGAAACATCAAAAATCACTTTGGCAAAAATCCCAGATcaccattaaaaatataataataatgaaaaagtttgaaatatcgTGAGAAGtactaaaatgtgacacagacagGAAGTAAGCGAATGCTGCTGGGAAAATGGCACCGATAGACTCGCTCTACTCAGAGTTgccaatttgtaaaaaaaaaaccacagtatctgcgaagtgcaataaagtgaagcaaaataaaatgaggtctgtctgtaaaacaaataaaatgatactAAATTAAAAGTTACTACTGACTCTTGCACAGACTTTAGGATTCATAAAGAGTCTTTAGCACAGTGCTGTTTTATCAAAAGAACTAACAATGTACAAAACATGTTACTCCAGGAGCTGTTAATCACAGCAAACTATTTCAAGAGCATCcttccagggaggcaggcaggcaggcatgaGGTCGATCTGCTGCTCCCTGGTAGGATGTGGGATGGGGCGGGCCCAGACCCAGATTTTCAAGAGAACAACCAATCTTTCAGACACAAGATAAGACTTATTGCAAACGACCCAGGCACATTTACCCTTAGCGCTGGTGCCtcagtctctctctttcctgaGTTTCCTTTCAGTCACTGGGAAGCAAAGAACAGGAAAAGtcccttatctttttctttctcccaacaTTGAAATGGCTGATTCAGATGAAGAGAGACTGTCTTTTAAAAGCATTCTGACAGCTGTGGCAGAATTGTTCCTCAAACCTTATTACTTTTTGATTTCTAGCTTCTTCCCCAATATTGTTCTCAACATTTCAGAGAATAAATTAGATACAATTTTCACTGTGGCTGGAATACACAGTATGGATGTCAGAGCCGAAGCTTGCCTCCTTACCAGTAAAACAGGCCCCAGAGAAATAAGACAAACAAATAATTTAGCCCCAGAACCATGGCAAGGGGAGGAAAAATGCCATAAAGAGTATGTTAGAAATTCAAAAATCATGCTTATTTTAgcaaacagaatgaaatattttactttaactCACATGAAATCTCTCAGGTTATAAATAAGGttaattattaataacaaagaggctttgagaggcaggtggagggggaAAATATACCCAAACTTGGGCCGAGCATTTGTGTGTGTTCTGGTCATTTCGACCACTATCCCAATCAGCACTGATGGCAAAGAGGAAGTCACACTGATTGCTGAGCAGCTGAAGTGATCGTGTCACCCGCTGTGTCACAGTTCAGGCACTGGGGTGAGAGTGCGCCTGCTGCGCAAAGTGACCACTGGCAGCCTTCCAGAAAGCCTGGCTAAATTTGCAAATGCGCGTGAGAACGATGGCAATTTATGCCAAACCAATTCAATAACTGACCCTAGGTGAAGAAACTAGAAGGGAGCCTATTGTGGAAATAGaacattttcaaattagagtgttGACTCTCTCATATCATCCTCCTTCTGGGATTCTTCTCCATTTGTGAATTGTTTATCTTGCTGCGTTTCTGCACCATTAATAGAGTAAATTGTTCAGCAGGCATTTCACATTTCATGTTgtcattctataaatatttattgagaacttaccaTGCTCAGAAACAATCTAAAATTTACCTGAAGAGAATAAAATTATTGAGGACATAGACTATATCATATATTTGGTCATGGCAAGCAACACACTAAATGAAGTGAAGATGCTGGCAGGATGGTACGCTGGGCAGGTACCACAGGTGCTTCTGTGtgttcagtctctctctctcacatgcatgcacacacacacacacatacacacacacacacacacacacacacacactctcacacacattCAGAATCCTCAGCATTCAAGGTCAACACGTAAGTAGCAAAACTATAACAGTAAAAACCTACCTGCCTGATTTCTAGGTGTCAAGAAACCTGAGGGCTAAGCTTGATTCTGGCAGTGACTTTCAACTTGGCCTTCAGCAAATAAATACACGTCTCTCCACCTCAATTTCCTATGAAGGTGAAGACTTTCTCAGTTAGTTCTACTACTTAATTCTCAGCTCCTGGAATATAGCCCAGCCCTGGTAAAGCTCAGAAAAtatctcttgaatgaatgaataaaatggttTGGTTTCAAATGGCTAGGGTCTGGGCTAGACCGCACATGAACTAGAAAGACTTATCGACGGTATTTGGCCTATGGCCTTCACTAAAAGCAGGCTTACGACCAGTGTGGTCCCTCATTTTAGGCCCAAAAACTAACCTAAGAGTTAGGTATCCAGTCACTCTGACAGTGAGGACCAGTGAGCTCAAGGAAAAACAAAGGGCAGGGAGAGAAATTCACCACAATGCCTCACACAGAACTGGTCCAGGcattgagtgtggggagggtggagtggggtgagtgtggggaggtagtTTTGGTGGTGACAGAACACATATGAGTTCAGGCCAGTCTGTTAGGATATCACAGGAAAAAAGCAGTGAGTCAAAAACTCCAGTGACATCTTTTCTGATTACTCTGGGCAAACTTGTGTTAATGTCTCTGTGATTTCATGCACTTTGTATGTACCTCTTTTATTGCCCACATTGTGGTTCACTGTCAGTGTTTGTTTGCAGAACCACAAGGTTATGTGTTCACAGAGgctaaaatgcttagaacagagcagatgctcagtaaatgttggaaGAATACACCATCTTTCCTGGCATGAGCATTCACGAGCATCAGGTTACCGCCTCCcaacagaaacattttaaaagtttagcTTTATACTTGGTAACCTTCCTTGCCCATCAGGAAACAAAGatttcaaagcatttttctttACAAAGTGAAAGAGGGAAGCTATTTCCTCACAGCCCTACTCTGAAACATTTCTCAGTTCACCCCTTCTTCTGTTGGAACCATTAATCACCTATCTTTCAACAACTGGTGCTTTAGGCACCCCCCCAAAACGCACATTACGAACTTTTGAAAACCCAAATATAGACTTACCACAAAGGTAAACTGGATAGCATCCTTTTCTGTTTTGACAATATTATGTTtgcaataaataaaatcagaagaaaagaaaacactgccTTCATGACAGAGAGTGATTCCCACACAGTCAGGAAGTGGTTTTTGTTCATCAGGAATTGTCATGGAACAAAATTTATTGTAGGCAAGGAAACAAATCTGGAAAACATTGTCATAACTGTTCATCTGCCAGTTATCACAGAAATAGCTTGTTTGTATAGTTTTAAAACTCATTCTCaaataagttttatttaaatacattttcatctGTTCCATGGCATTATAAGTAGGGAAGGGATCCCCAGGAACAacctgtttgttcatttatttggcAGTGGGCACTGTTGCCAGCtaataatgttacaaaatttgatGCATTTGGTTAAAATTTGATTTCTGAGAGAGGGAATCTACTTGTTGAGGACCACTGACCTGAGTGAGAAGGCAGAGGCTCTGCTTCCTTGCCAAGAAGATGGGGTCTCTTAATTCCAACTGGCTTGCTTCAGGCCCCTAGAGATTCTTGAACCTAACTTTCTACCTAAGTTCCCTTAACTAGTTCACTTGAGAATTGCTGACTTTCCCATCTTCACTCCCTGGCATCACGAGAGTATCTGAGTGCACATGCTTCCTTCCCAGGCAGTGATCTCCGTGGAAGGAATGCTGGCAATCTTTGGTCCTAGGGCTTTGAACCTGACTACACATAAATGAGCTTTCTTTCAGGCTGGGCGTGGCGAGATGACTGCTCCTTTACTTTGTTATGTGAAGCATTTTAGGCTCAGAATGAATGTCTCttttcgcttttttttttttttttttttggcggttCTACAACTTTATTTATAGACAATCAGCAGTTAGTTCTCATCCATATTAACTGTCTGTAGATTTTTGAAAGTGGTGACGGGTACATAGGTAATCAATGTATGGCGCTTGTTTGGCAAATCTTCATCTTCATTATGTTTTTGGACAATCGCACATGGATAGGGTATGGGACCGTTCCTTTTCCCATTGGCCCAGACAGCTTTGTTGAGCCTTGTGTCAATGTGCACATCTGGAGCTCCCATCTTCTTCATGGCAAATTTCCAGATTTCTTTGAGTGCCCGAGGCGCACGCTTCTTGAAACCCACTCCATGGATGTGCTTGTGAATGCTGACAGTGTAGTCTCTGGTCACCACCTCGTTGATGCTGGACTGGCCCTTCTTCTTGCCACCCTTCTTTGCGGGAGCCATCCTGCTGGGCCGGGTTGGAAAGGCTCTTTTCACCTTCTTATATGAGTGAGATTTATCAGTTTAAGTTGAACAGCCATGTGTTCCAACTCTTAGGTTTTTAAAAGTATGGTAAGAGTCAGGGTGATTTTATTTAccataaaattaaattctattatTGTTAAAGTTTTCTTAGTAAAATTAGTgaagaaatattaattaaaacatGGGAAAACTATTCTATTCAGTCAACAAATTTGTAATGAAAGCCCACTATAACCTGAACTATGTGTTGGGTTCTTTAAATGCAAAGACTCTGCCCTAGAAGAACTCACAATCTATTAGAGGAGATTAAGCCAAAAAATCTATTACAGAATAGTAACTGCTATAGTAGAGTAAAAGTGAGGACATTGAGAAAGGACCTTAACTCAATTTCACCTGAGTTTTTACCCTGTATCATGATCTCCCgggtattttacatttattatctcattgcTCAAAGACCCTGACACAATCAAAGAATCACTGAGGATAATAATAGCTCTTTTAAAAACAGTTAAGGCCTCAAGAAAGACATTTTTATGCTCTCACATGGAGTATGCATAAGTAATTTAAGAACTAGTGACCCGTATAAGAATGTATGCTTGATCTTTGTCCAAATGGAGAAGGTAGGCAGAGGGATGGATACAGAAAGCTAGAGACAAAGAATTTGAGAAAGGAGTCACTGAGAACTCCAGGTAATGTAATAGCTGGAAcattttcatttatccatttgtttaCTAACCAAGTACATGTACCTTCCTACACAGAAGCAttcatttaaaaggaaagagagatcAGGCCGAGAAGAGACTGGTTAGAAAGAAACTCGGTAAATGTGTCTGGGGAAACAAACTCTTTCCACTTGTCCTCCATGATCTGCCATTAATAGGTGCCAAGTCTGTGCAAGGCACTGAGAACATCAACTCAATTTCACAACACTGGTACCAACCAGACATTGTCACCcacctttacagatgaggatgctGGGCCTCTGAGCAGTAAATGATTTATCTAGACTGACTCttggtggcagagctggagtATGAACCTAGCTCTGTTTGATTCCTCTACTTATATTCCACCCACCTTCCAAATTTAGTATTAGACAGTGGGTACAAAAGAATTTGTGAAAGTCAAGATTAAATAGGAAACATTTTAGGGATGCCCTTGGGAAAATAATCAGGACAAAAACATATTCACTTGCATCAGAAAGGAGATAGATAATAAATTCCAAGTTGTTCATTTCTGCAGGCTTGCTTTTGCCTGCTCATTTCTGGGTAGttatttagtattaaaaaaaaacagttgatgCTATAACATAGAATTAATAAGACTAAAATGACAAAAGCTATAAACAATTAAAGACAGACAAGTTTCATTTAACACTGGCAGGTGATAacgtataaaaaagaaaacaaagtggcAGATTCTGTAAAACTTAGGGTCTacgaaaagcaaaagaaaaaatacattttatgttcTTCTAAGAGCAGCAAATGTATCCTTTATAAGTagtcatataaatttaaaaatcattccattttccccttccttttcttattttaccatttcttacattgattttatttataatctCTTCCTAATTGCCAGTTTTCTTTAATTGGCTAGTGAAATAATTAGCAAACCCACACTTGCAGTGAAATTCTTTAACATTGGGATTTCTCTTCCCCTGGCAATGATACTGTGTGAATTCAGACTTCtgaatttttcagaattgttGGCACAATAATAATGTTTGCTTTGTAATCTCTGTCATGAGAGAGTTCTtaactttcaattaaaaaaaaatctttgacatCCTTCAAAGCATATCTGTAGACCAATTATTTTCTCTGTGGGTTATTTCTAAGATCCCTGCATGCTATacaatttttcctttctgttgtaTGTCTTCCCATTTTTCTATTCAAAATGTAACTTCCTTACAGACAATCAAAAGTCTCAATCTTCAGTACTGTAATAACTTCAAGCTATACTTTGACTAAC from Camelus bactrianus isolate YW-2024 breed Bactrian camel chromosome 8, ASM4877302v1, whole genome shotgun sequence encodes the following:
- the LOC105077296 gene encoding large ribosomal subunit protein eL31-like, which encodes MAPAKKGGKKKGQSSINEVVTRDYTVSIHKHIHGVGFKKRAPRALKEIWKFAMKKMGAPDVHIDTRLNKAVWANGKRNGPIPYPCAIVQKHNEDEDLPNKRHTLITYVPVTTFKNLQTVNMDEN